ttttttttttcagtcgtgcCCATATGCATACAAAGTGATCATAAAGACCTATTTTCAAAATTGGCGCCTGTATTAACATTTAACCTCGAGTTTCGCTTCCTGGTGAACTTTGAGCCCGTTTATTCATGATACCGAGCAACATTAACAGCTCAAATTTCTATGCGGTTCAATTTAGTCCTCTATTTTCACTATCTCCCGAAAAGAACCGCTAGCAGCTGTTAATGTGAGTATCGGAAACGAAATGTGCCGGCAAGAATACACCACCGCGCCTGACGTGCACATGGTGTGGCGAGATTGagcagcaaaagaaagaaaaatgtgatGTGCACGTGACTTTTGTTTAGTTCGTATAGTTCACTTTCGAAGGTGTTCACCGCCAGAGGATAAACTGGTTCTACGCGACCAATAGGAAAAATCTTTTTCTGGTCTCTTAATGGTAAGAAAGGTTTCCCCTATAGCCTCCTGTCTTTTCTGAGAAAATTACATAGGTGTGTTTTAATTCGACAGTGCACGTGGATACTTGACTAACCATGCTACAGAATAAGCGGAGAGATTGTTTTATTGAAAGCGTGCCCGACTAACTACAATTGCACGACTACGTTTAACTGTTGGTACCTGTGTACCACGTTAAACTATATAtataacttgctttttttttctgtcgtaaGTATGAAAGTCGCACAAGTTCTCACTTGGAATAATTTGAATCCATGTAAAAGTCTATCGTGCATGATATTGTAGGCCTGAAACGTTGTTTTACCCGCCTATTTTTGGCGCCTAAAACGCGATTTCTTTAGTGCCTGAAAATCCGGCATCTAACCATAAGGCCGCCACTAGAAGGCTTTTGGAAattctcgaccacctggggttctttaacgttcacctaaatctaagtacacgcactagacatttcgcctccatcgaaaatgcaacggccgcagccgggattcgatcccgtaaaCTTCAGGTTAGCatagaagtacttgttgttgggctagttggttcgtcatactgaggggtaattctagacgcctaaagcaccacagaaagaaataatcacagagaaagagcgtcaactcgcaactgatttatttgcaggagaaacgCGGGAAGTATATCAGTCAGTCGTCTTGCGCAAGTCTGATTTTTGCGCTTCGTTGCTTGATTAGATATGCCAGTTGTACGTCCTCAGTTTATGTCTGTGGTCATGTGACTAGGTGAAGTAGTGTGCTCTGCACATGCGTGGTGCGGCTATATATTTCCTGCGTTGCtcctgcaaataaatcagttgcgagttgacgctctttagagagttttagtactgcgtacgtggcggcgttgcgtacgtaaggacgccacgtagtgcgcatgcgcagaccgcaacgcgcacgtatcgcgttacgtacgcacgcatcagatgcgtgcgtgcgtacgtatgaggtgatcgcgccgctctcgaacaagtttgCGACAACGCGAGACtttgttttgcaaaatggcggcatcgaaggcaagcaccgaccggctctgtggcttaaaatatggccataatctggctataacacttggattggctcacatcgGCTGTCAACAGCACGTGCTTCTAGTTTGatataccagatggcgcaacacgcttcacgctcgttacgtacgcgggtactacggcgtactaaaaggcgattagtggcaaacgacgccacgtaacgcaaggcgcttgcgtgatgcgtacgtagcaccattccgcagtactaaaactctcttttCTCTGTAATTActtcttcctgtggtgctttaggcgtctagaattacccctcgGTTCAAGTTAGCGGTCAAGTAATGGAAATGCTGACCTGTCTAGTGACGTTTCGGAAAGCGCTGGCCCTGCAGCGCAGCAGGTGGTGTCCGCAGCATCCGGCGCAGCGCTCCACGTCGGCGCATGTCGGGTAGAAGAGCGCGTCCGGGTCCCGCGGCTGTGGCACCCGCACGGGCACCGGCCGAGGGCTGCACGTGGCTCGCTTGTCCAGGCGCAGGGTCCGCTCTGCGTGCGCCACAGCCGCATTTTTAAAGACCATAGTctctcttggggaccttcgacgcaaaaatttcggtctgtcagtctgtaaatttgtctgtttgtccactcttgccggcatcgggtacttgaaacggttgAGCGTCCACGCTTGCGCAAttctcaattaaaaaagcaattattgcgcatgtctggggcaccataccAACACGCACATATTCTGCACATGCATCTCTCGCTAGAAAAcgcgtacataagtaattttaagcaccgtaccgcttaccgtgcaacgcttgcacggaacggggaatGTTTCCCGCGCTTTGCctagacgagatggtggtggcacctaccggtcgcctcgcgttctacagcttatcacctctgagacgggcgcgcacggccacgcgcgttgttttccaaaagaaactgccagatggcgctcacatctcacgtgtggcgtgacttgatgcgctcgtttgcctccgctgcacgctcgaggcactctaacgcagcgcctccggaataccattcaccgactttcttgcgcagaacatgaaataattgttttgtacactctctccacacgcaagacgatcgtcttttgacgacatttgctgattacatgcagatacggagccatttttttttcatttttccaaaCACCCAGGCTTCAACAGGTAGAACGGTTACGCCCGTTGTCGACGGTTGGTTCATTCATCGTGCACCTTTCATGGCATCGTTCCgatttaataaatgcgaagcagcttttgctTGGGCCTGTGTCTGTCCCTCGGCGACCTTGCGCTCCCCCTCcgcgcatgcgccaactctcccCCATCTTTTCGCGTGGGCGCGAGAAGGTGGGAGGAGGTGGCTGAGCGCTGCCTCCGCTTCGTTTCCCCTCTCCCGTTTATCTGTCTGTCGcagctgtgcgctcgtatataATGCTGCGCTCGCACCATTGCACTCGCCTAGCAGCGCTTCGTGTTCACTTCGCGTCACACACGCAGTGATACACACAGATatgggagggggtaacataagcGGTACACATCATATACACAACTCCATACACGGAAATATACAAatggaaacacaagtgaacaccaccgctgcttcgcatccccacATATTCCACGGTCGCCTTTAGTGAAATATGGTGCAATTCTAACTACTTAGCGCACAGACTCCTATATAGAGCCTCCTTAGCGCTTACTCACTGTCACTGACACCATGACTGAAATAATGCGCCATGTCTTGGCGTCCCTTGGCCCAACTGGCCCCTgtgccataaaacaccacaccgccatcatcatcatcatcatcatcattcttggTCGAGTCTATGGCGAGTTGCCATGACTGTACTACGTTTAACACATCAGGTGCAAAGCTTCCATGCCAGAAGTGCGCTTAGCAAAATATATAACTCCGCGCGTCTAACTCCAGGGTCCGCAAAAGCCGCGTTCGGAAAGCACGTCACCTCTCCGACCGGCGCCAACTCCGCCGCAGCAGCCatactagagggcactctggcgctgcgaccgttcagcgaccatgggaatggtgggtagtacacacatttgcctagtcttcgtacttgcggcttcgtttattactggttacggttttgttttgaaagaaagaacaaacccttttgaacttagggacttgattcgaaatggtaagcctaaaagaataaggttgtgaacgCGCAAACGGTGaaaatttgctaatttatgttttagtgaaaaaacagctccaagccacacgaacacacacggagccagaagcaggccagaagtatgaaaattagacaaatgtgggtactacccataattcccatgctcgctgaagcaccgtgtgttgcaactcccacagaaactagcgccagagttccctctagtaagtattgtgggaaactctatggcaggAACAACGTGCAGCCGCGGCGTGTGCATAATGTTGGAGGTCATGATTCTCCAGAACACGCCGACGCTGTAAGAGAGGGGAGTCCCCGCGGCAGAGAAAGCTTCAACTCAAAGGGGGAGAAGGAAAGTGCGTGAGAACGATCGGCGCATTTCGCGAGGAACGCATGTTCTCGTTTTGTAAGAATATGCTCCGAAGCTtttctttttgcctttttttaACAGCGCACATACTCACTCCGTTGTTCAGCCGGTGCGTCACCTTGCATGATCTCTTCATCAATGGTATCCGCCTGGTTACTCCTTGGGGTGTCCAACAGTTTTCTGCCTGGTCACAGTCATGCAGAGAGCAACGTGACAGAGCTCAGCACATGCAACGGCAGTATTTTGGAGCGATTACAATGCGGCTCGTAATAAGCGGTAAATGCGAAAATATGAAAGGCTCACGTTCATAGGTGGCGTGACCGGTCGCCTGCAGGTGCTGTCTCATGATGTTCCCTTCGTACGAGCGTATCTGCCACAGAAGGTAGCCTGCTGGGGACGATAGAATGTACCGTTATGTCGGATCCGTGCTTCGACTTCATCGCAATGAGATAAAACACCCGATTCGCAAAGAGATGTTCTCGTTCGTTCTTCGTTAAGTGAGCTGGTGACAGTGTGACACCGAGGTGGTGTTCCAGCATGCGCGAGCgaagcttgccccccccccccccccccccgaagtaaCCTTTTGCAAGCCAGCGGGAGAGTGAGGGCGTGGCTGAACCCTCCTCCACCACCCTACTTTTACATGTTAGCCGAGCTCAAAAATGCCCAAGATGGGCCGCAGAAACGGCAATCTCCGCTCACTATATGGTCCCTGTGGCAGTCGTACACCCAGtacttgtttttttgttgttgttgttaattgCCAGTTGAAGCGCCGGATCCAGACAAATGACGGCAAATGACGTATACAGATGACGGCACCGAATTGGCTTGTTCTTGCCATGCTGTGCATTTCAAGCCCGTTGTTCCTCTTTTATTAAACCGTAACTTAAATATCACTCGTAGCTTTTCGCTCGTTCGTAACTGTACAGCCCTGTGGCCAGCGTGTGTGTTCCAGCGCACAAGTCGGAATGCAGGATGGAACAGAGGCAGCTGTTGATATGGACAGCTATAGACTTAGATTTAAATTACGTtcataaaaaaaatgctggaggacACACACATCAGCCACGCGGATTCTCGGTGCGTATAGAACGTGGTTGCAGCGAATCAAATGTCACTTCGCGTGGTAACTTGAACCGCTATAACGAACACTGATACAGCGAACTATTGGTTTTGGCGAACTAAACATCAACTTTGGTTGGTCGCGCTTTATTTCTATGACGTTTATTATTTTCATATTGAACCGAAAAAAATGAGCACCTACGCGATATCGACTGTAGCAAACAAAGGCTtttaaaacacacaaaactgAAACTTTCTAACGTGAGAGACAATATCATTGCTGAAAGGCAATGCAAATTTTTTTTATAGTTAATTGTGTTTTTTGAATTATGTGTAGTTTAAGGTGTGGTCACATCTTCCTTCAAATCATTACGTGCAGACTTGTTCTGTCGAACGGAGTATTGCTGTAGTTCCAGCATCTGGCGTTTCGGTCTGTTTTCACTTAAGGCTACAAGGCGGCAGGTAAGGAATACGTCGTTAATACTGGTTTAAAAACCTagaatgattttgttttgtttctgtaTCTAAATGCATCGCTCGAGCCGTATTACCGATCTGTTAATGTCGATTTCTACCTATACTGTTAAAACAAATACCGAATGTAACGAACTTACGGTCCCCATATGCTACATATTGTTATGAAGAAATTCGACTGCATGCAATGCGTGTTATCTATTCCGTAATCGTGAAAGTATGTATACTTGCCGTAAGTGCCTATTCGCCGCCATGAGGCGCTTGTGCCACCCGAGCACATGCGCAGCACATCGTGCAAGTCGTGAGCCTCGTTCAGCTGGCGGACAACTTGCACCGGGATCTGCGCAGACAGTCGTTAAAGGCGGCCTTGGGGCGACACGTATGCAATAGCCGAGTTTCGAATACTTGCGCCTATATCAGCTATAGGCCCGTAAGCGAGGAATCGGTAAAACACGCGGAAATTAGGCTCATGCATCGTTCGCGAGTAAAGGTGACGAGTAAACAGTTCTTGAAGTGAAACATCACAAGTCTTCGGCCGCCATTACGGTCAAGTAATTGACCGCCATTACGTAATTGACCGCCATTACGCTCAATTGCGGGGAAAGTCCGGCTGAGTAAAAATACAGCATAGATCTTTGTCCCATTTCCATCTTAATCCCGTGCGCAAGCATGCGGTGAAAATCCCACTGCACTGCGAGTTTTGATGCTTCGTGATGTTTCCTGCTGCTCTTTCTTCGGCGTTCTTGACGTTAAAACATGCGTCTGTTTCTTTTGCGGTGCGCTAGCTCTCACACCCAAAGAACACTCGGCGACCAGTCGCTTCTTTCGGCGCCCGTTCTCGCTGCTCAGCACCCCGGCATCGTTGCGAGACAGGCGATGAATAACGGCCCCAGACACGAGTCTCCCAGCAGCCGGGGACGCTCGTAGATGTCAGTTTCGGAAACGTATAAACTGTCCTCGCAGAATGCGCAAACAGCAGAGCAAAAAGGCGGAAACGCGACTCGAGGAATGCTCACACACGCGGCTGTTGCTGGCTTGGCGCCCGACGTCTATAGACGTCAGGGACGACGATGCATTGCGACGTCTCGTGCGACCGCACGAGAGCTGCTGGCAGCTGTCTGCACGGACCGCGCAGGGGTTTGTCGCATTCATGACATATGCAGACACCGGAGTTGGGGACTAGAGAACAATTGCTATTTATATTGAAGGGATAAGTTTacacgatcatcatcatcatcaacagcctgactacgtccactgcaggacaaaggcctctcccatgttccgccagttaacccggtcctgtgcatgctgctgccaatttacacccgcaaactccttaatctcgtctgcccacctaaccttctgtctccccctaacccgcttgccttctctgggaatccagtcagttacccttaacgaccagcggttatcctgtctacgcgctacatgcccggcccagaagaaatggacatgggccgggcatgtagcgcgtagacaggataaccgctggtcgttaagggtaactaactattAAAAATATATATGCAAATATGGAGTGGCAGTTGATGCCAGCTACTGGTAAAATCTGTTGGATCGTTATACAAGGTTAATTAATGCAATACTGCACTCGTTAGCAGATGCAAATTACCTCCGAGTTAATGTGGGTAATTGTACTTGCTTATATAAATGTTCGGCGTATTCGTTCTCCGAAAGttgaaaatggcaaaaaaaaagccg
The nucleotide sequence above comes from Rhipicephalus microplus isolate Deutch F79 chromosome 2, USDA_Rmic, whole genome shotgun sequence. Encoded proteins:
- the LOC119178978 gene encoding uncharacterized protein LOC119178978 isoform X3 — encoded protein: MGTMLAVLCTLAGLAEIAHCKQRARTAGDSCWAATDSHLSKKRIPVQVVRQLNEAHDLHDVLRMCSGGTSASWRRIGTYGYLLWQIRSYEGNIMRQHLQATGHATYERRKLLDTPRSNQADTIDEEIMQGDAPAEQRKRTLRLDKRATCSPRPVPVRVPQPRDPDALFYPTCADVERCAGCCGHHLLRCRASAFRNVTRQVFALRLASNKSNTINFEGFKNVRLVEHAQCRCECKVRPHHCSRGQTYREDRCQCVCNNAWMASHCSGAHVWDARHCACICRRADTECSTGMRFDRALCRCVKDLYNVAVMT